A genomic stretch from Buchnera aphidicola BCc includes:
- the rplU gene encoding 50S ribosomal protein L21, whose product MYAILLDRNKQYKVTCGKIIRLEKIKMNIGEKIIFKKIIFLSKDEKSFIGKPILSDVYIEGLISKHGREKKIKIIKFHRRKHYKKTQGHRQYYTDVKIKQIIY is encoded by the coding sequence ATGTATGCGATACTTTTAGATCGTAATAAACAATATAAAGTAACATGTGGAAAAATAATTAGATTAGAAAAAATAAAGATGAATATAGGAGAAAAAATAATTTTTAAAAAAATAATATTTTTATCTAAAGATGAGAAAAGTTTTATAGGAAAACCTATTCTATCAGATGTTTATATAGAAGGATTAATATCTAAACATGGAAGAGAAAAAAAAATTAAAATTATAAAATTTCATCGTCGAAAACATTATAAAAAAACTCAAGGTCATAGACAATACTACACAGATGTTAAAATAAAACAAATTATATATTAA
- the rpmA gene encoding 50S ribosomal protein L27, protein MAHKKAGGSSRNGRDSRSKRLGIKKYGGEYVSSGNILVRQRGTKFHPGENVKCGKDYTLYSIIEGIVKFKKRGKLKKKYISVIKLNNLNKKLQNRQISIKY, encoded by the coding sequence ATGGCACATAAAAAAGCAGGTGGGTCATCAAGAAATGGGCGAGATTCACGTTCAAAAAGATTAGGTATTAAAAAGTATGGAGGTGAATATGTATCTTCAGGAAATATTTTAGTTCGACAAAGAGGAACAAAATTTCATCCTGGAGAAAATGTTAAATGTGGTAAAGATTATACTTTATATTCTATTATAGAAGGTATAGTAAAATTTAAAAAAAGAGGAAAACTAAAAAAAAAATATATAAGTGTAATAAAATTGAATAATTTAAATAAAAAACTTCAAAATCGCCAAATATCTATAAAATATTAA
- the cgtA gene encoding Obg family GTPase CgtA has translation MKFVDSVIINVSAGKGGDGCISFRREKFVPKGGPDGGNGGDGGNIWIVSNTNINTLTDYRIKKIFQSENGKNGLNSNRSGKNGKDIYIPVPLGTRIIDNDTKKIIIEILKINQKFLVAKGGKRGLGNTNFKSSINQTPRKKTYGTLGENKNILLELILIADIGTLGLPNSGKSTLITSMSNAKTKIDIYPFTTLIPILGTVKAKKKKFIIADIPGIIKNASLGIGLGIKFLKHLSRCKLLLHIIDITINKKKINKIRYIILKELKNFNKKLFQKTRWLIFNKIDLLKPKKISQIKKYIKKKIEKNKKYYFISAKKNIGIKKLSKDIIKYLYKKNKEYI, from the coding sequence ATGAAATTTGTTGATTCTGTTATTATTAATGTATCTGCGGGAAAAGGAGGAGATGGTTGTATTAGTTTTAGAAGAGAAAAATTTGTACCTAAAGGAGGTCCAGACGGAGGAAATGGAGGTGATGGAGGAAATATTTGGATAGTTTCAAATACTAATATAAATACATTAACAGATTATAGAATTAAAAAAATATTTCAATCTGAAAATGGTAAAAATGGTTTAAATTCAAATCGTTCTGGTAAAAATGGAAAAGATATTTATATACCAGTTCCGTTAGGAACCAGAATCATAGATAATGACACTAAAAAAATTATTATCGAAATTTTAAAAATTAATCAAAAATTTTTAGTAGCGAAAGGTGGAAAACGTGGTTTAGGAAATACAAATTTCAAATCTTCTATTAATCAAACACCAAGAAAAAAAACTTATGGTACATTAGGTGAAAACAAAAATATATTATTAGAATTAATATTAATAGCAGATATTGGAACATTAGGTTTACCAAATTCTGGAAAATCTACATTAATAACATCTATGTCTAATGCAAAAACTAAAATAGATATTTACCCTTTTACTACATTAATTCCTATATTAGGAACAGTAAAAGCAAAAAAAAAAAAATTTATTATAGCTGACATACCAGGAATTATTAAAAATGCTTCGTTAGGTATAGGTTTAGGTATAAAATTTTTAAAACACTTATCTCGTTGTAAATTATTACTACATATTATTGATATCACTATAAATAAAAAAAAAATAAACAAAATTAGATATATTATATTAAAAGAATTAAAAAACTTTAATAAAAAATTATTTCAAAAAACTAGATGGTTAATCTTTAATAAAATTGATTTATTAAAACCTAAAAAAATCTCCCAAATAAAAAAATATATAAAAAAAAAAATAGAAAAAAACAAAAAATATTATTTTATTTCAGCAAAAAAAAATATTGGAATAAAAAAATTATCTAAAGATATAATAAAATATTTATATAAAAAAAATAAAGAATATATTTAA
- the rpsI gene encoding 30S ribosomal protein S9, which yields MSKYINYGTGRRKCSSARVFLCKGNGNIIINKRPLEKYFGRETSCMIVQQPLDLVNMLKIFDFYITVKGGGISGQAGAIRQGITRALISYDNTLRSTSRKVERKKFGFRKSRKKPQFSKR from the coding sequence ATGTCTAAATATATTAATTATGGTACTGGACGACGTAAATGTTCTTCAGCACGTGTTTTTTTATGTAAAGGAAATGGAAATATTATTATTAATAAACGTCCTTTAGAAAAATATTTTGGTAGAGAAACTTCCTGCATGATTGTCCAACAACCTTTAGATTTAGTAAATATGTTGAAAATTTTCGATTTTTATATTACTGTAAAAGGTGGTGGTATATCTGGTCAAGCAGGGGCAATTCGTCAAGGTATTACTCGAGCATTAATTTCATATGATAATACATTAAGAAGTACTTCTAGAAAAGTAGAACGAAAAAAATTTGGTTTTCGAAAATCTAGAAAAAAACCTCAATTTTCAAAAAGATAA
- the rplM gene encoding 50S ribosomal protein L13 yields MKSFSAKITSIKKNWYCIDATNKILGRLASQVSIFLRGKNKPEFTPHIDVGDYIIIINASKIVVTGNKEKNKFYYHHSGYVGGIKKYTFKYMMLHHPTRIIKKAIKGMLPKGSLGQKIFKKLKVFPFNQHNLISQKPVFLNI; encoded by the coding sequence ATGAAAAGTTTTTCTGCTAAAATAACAAGTATTAAAAAAAATTGGTATTGTATTGATGCTACTAATAAAATTTTAGGTCGTCTAGCTAGTCAGGTATCAATATTTTTAAGGGGAAAAAATAAACCAGAATTTACTCCACATATTGATGTGGGTGATTATATAATTATTATTAATGCATCTAAAATAGTAGTTACAGGAAATAAAGAAAAAAATAAATTTTATTATCATCATTCAGGATATGTGGGTGGTATAAAAAAATATACTTTTAAATATATGATGTTACATCATCCAACACGTATAATTAAAAAAGCTATTAAAGGAATGTTACCTAAAGGATCTTTAGGTCAAAAAATTTTTAAAAAATTAAAAGTTTTTCCATTTAATCAACATAATTTAATTTCACAAAAACCAGTTTTTTTAAATATTTAA
- a CDS encoding bifunctional chorismate mutase/prephenate dehydratase, whose product MKKKTLNYLRSQINYINYKIIKLLSQRELISIDILKNKICNNFKIQDKKREVQLFQKIEKISKKKKINLVFIKKIFKLIIKNSIYIQKFWNKEIFKKKKIYNCGYLGPIGSYSYIALNTLIRKEKKIFLENAYKNFESIITDLNKEICKYAILPIENNISGIIPEVYEILKNQEEIYIIQEVYIKIKHTLLTIKNSIFSEIKNVYSHQQPFKQCSNFLKNFPKWKKHCFNSTSAAMTHLLKENKKDTAVIGNIVGGSYYNLKKIATNISNKKKNITRFILISKKPRKLLNFVSKKITMLLTIIKNKKNKKKILNIFRKKKIILLKLIKNKNINKKKEITYFIEIQLDIESKKIQHLLFKINKYTKRTKFLGCYPIEEKLNNSIK is encoded by the coding sequence ATGAAAAAAAAAACTCTTAATTATTTAAGAAGTCAAATAAATTATATTAATTATAAAATAATTAAACTATTATCACAACGAGAATTAATATCAATTGATATTCTTAAAAATAAAATATGTAATAATTTTAAAATTCAAGATAAAAAACGTGAAGTACAATTATTCCAAAAAATAGAAAAAATTAGTAAGAAAAAAAAAATAAATTTAGTATTTATAAAAAAAATTTTTAAATTAATTATAAAAAATTCTATATATATTCAAAAGTTTTGGAATAAAGAAATTTTTAAAAAAAAAAAAATATATAATTGTGGATATTTAGGACCTATCGGTTCATATTCATATATCGCTTTAAATACTCTTATAAGAAAAGAAAAAAAAATTTTTTTAGAAAATGCATACAAAAATTTTGAATCAATTATAACGGATTTAAATAAAGAAATTTGTAAATACGCAATATTACCTATAGAAAATAATATATCAGGAATTATTCCTGAAGTATACGAGATACTAAAAAATCAAGAAGAAATATATATTATTCAAGAAGTATATATAAAAATTAAACATACTTTGTTAACTATAAAAAATAGTATTTTTTCTGAAATCAAGAATGTATATAGTCATCAACAACCATTTAAACAATGTAGTAATTTTCTTAAAAACTTTCCAAAATGGAAAAAACATTGTTTTAATAGTACTTCTGCTGCTATGACTCATTTATTAAAAGAAAATAAAAAAGATACGGCTGTAATTGGAAATATTGTCGGTGGTTCATATTATAATTTAAAAAAAATTGCAACAAATATTAGTAATAAAAAAAAAAACATAACTAGATTTATTCTAATATCTAAAAAACCTAGAAAATTATTAAATTTTGTTTCTAAAAAAATAACTATGTTATTAACAATTATTAAAAATAAAAAAAACAAAAAAAAAATATTAAATATTTTTAGAAAAAAAAAAATAATACTTTTAAAATTAATAAAAAATAAAAATATAAATAAAAAAAAAGAAATAACATATTTTATAGAAATTCAATTAGATATTGAATCAAAGAAAATACAACATTTATTATTTAAAATTAACAAATATACAAAAAGAACAAAATTTTTAGGTTGTTATCCTATTGAAGAAAAATTAAATAATAGTATAAAATAA